The DNA region AACTAGGTGTACATCTTGATTTAAGATATGTACCATTTACCTCCCATGTACCATTTGGAAAGGTAGTTAGTGCCACTCCAAACGGAAGAAAGGCTTATACACCACTGGCTGATGGTTCTTCTGCCTCCCATGGAGCTGATGTGAATGGACCTACAGCGGTACTTCTGTCAAACTTTACATCTAAGAACTACAGTCACAGAGAAAGAGCAGCAAGACTTTTAAATGTAAAATTAAGTCCTGCCTGCGTGGAAGGAAACAGTGGAAGTGAAAAGCTGGTATCCTTTATAAGAACCTGGTGTGATTTAAAATTGTGGCATCTTCAATTTAATATTATAAATAAACAGACCCTTCTGGATGCACAAAAGGAGCCTGAAAAATACCGCAATCTATTGGTAAGAGTTGCAGGTTACAGTGCTTATTTTACAGATCTTTCACCAGATTTACAGAATGATATAATAGCAAGAACTGAACATGAAAATTTAGGTTAGGTATTTAAATATATAATAAGTTAGATGCCGGTTTATTTTTGAACTGGATTAAGTTTTTTAAAAGCTTTGGATAATCCAAAATCATGGATAAAGAACTAAGTATTTCTCTGATAAAAAATCAGTATCTTTAACTTGTTATCTTAGTATTTAAATTACTATAAATAAAAACTGGTTCCTTTGTATTCAAGTTACTACTTGTATATGTGTGTTTAAAGTACTACCGAGAAAAACATACTTAATAAGTATGTATACATAGAAATCTTTTGGAGGAATAGAATGATTGAAAGTAAGCAGTGTGATAAGAGCAAACAGGGATATGTGTTCAATATACAGTCCTATTCTGTTCATGATGGTCCTGGTATTAGAACAATTGTTTTTTTAAAAGGATGTCCTCTGAAATGTAGATGGTGCAGTAATCCAGAATCACAAAAAAGTGAACTGGAGCTTGCTTATAACAGCTGTAAATGTATATTAAGCAGTGGCTGCACTGAATGTTTAAGTTTATGCAGTAATGATGAAATTAGAAAGACAGAGTGCAATGAAATTATAATTGACAGAAATATAGACATAGACCCCAATATTTTTGCAGATGCCTGTCCATCAAAAGCGCTATCTGTTTACGGTAAATTAATGACTGTGGAGGAAGTTTTAAAGTTAGTTGAAAAAGACAGTGTATTCTATGCAAGATCCGGAGGAGGGTTAACTATCAGTGGTGGAGAACCCTTAAGCCAACCTGAATTTACCATTGAACTTCTTAAGGCTGCAAAAAAACGCAGAATGAATACAGCCATAGAAACCTGTGGATATACTAATTGGAGTAATTTAGAACAGGTTGCAGAATTTTTAGATACAATTTTGTTTGATATAAAATCTGTGAATAAAGATAAGCATTTAGAATTCACCAAGGCATCTAATGAACTAATATTAGATAATTTTATTAAGCTGTGTGAAAAATTTCCCAAACTTAATAAATTGGTGAGAA from Clostridium pasteurianum BC1 includes:
- the hpsH gene encoding (2S)-3-sulfopropanediol dehydratase activating enzyme, translating into MIESKQCDKSKQGYVFNIQSYSVHDGPGIRTIVFLKGCPLKCRWCSNPESQKSELELAYNSCKCILSSGCTECLSLCSNDEIRKTECNEIIIDRNIDIDPNIFADACPSKALSVYGKLMTVEEVLKLVEKDSVFYARSGGGLTISGGEPLSQPEFTIELLKAAKKRRMNTAIETCGYTNWSNLEQVAEFLDTILFDIKSVNKDKHLEFTKASNELILDNFIKLCEKFPKLNKLVRTPVIPGFNDSEEDIEEIVNFLKGKPNVSYELLAYHRLGEPKYEYIDRQYPMDEVKLDMEKMKKLKVIAETINSIK